In a single window of the Populus alba chromosome 16, ASM523922v2, whole genome shotgun sequence genome:
- the LOC118039366 gene encoding protein EIN6 ENHANCER isoform X1, with translation MEAELINAELVLPTHFSFKRIQIYEKYPKGQPRGRWKHLKQILQAENYQNCPPDEPNYVNIESPPSMHPPLRICDITGFEAPYHDPRTNLRYANTDVFKLVRSLPNEHVQRYLALRNAAVTLK, from the exons atggaAGCAGAGTTGATAAATGCAGAGCTGGTGTTGCCAACACACTTCAGTTTCAAGAGGATACAGATATATGAGAAATACCCAAAGGGACAACCAAGAGGCCGTTGGAAACACCTTAAGCAGATTCTTCAGGCTGAAAATTATCAGAATTGCCCTCCAGATGAACCCAACT ATGTTAATATTGAGTCACCACCCTCCATGCACCCACCTTTGAGAATATGCGATATTACAGGATTTGAG GCACCTTACCATGATCCAAGGACCAACCTCCGTTATGCAAATACTGATGTCTTCAAACTCGTGAGATCACTCCCAAATGAGCATGTGCAAAGGTATCTTGCATTGAGAAATGCAGCCGTTACTCTGAAATAA
- the LOC118039366 gene encoding protein EIN6 ENHANCER isoform X2, with protein MEAELINAELVLPTHFSFKRIQIYEKYPKGQPRGRWKHLKQILQAENYQNCPPDEPNYVNIESPPSMHPPLRICDITGFELEEAMVLKFRLFRIEHGVQDCADLVKCLC; from the exons atggaAGCAGAGTTGATAAATGCAGAGCTGGTGTTGCCAACACACTTCAGTTTCAAGAGGATACAGATATATGAGAAATACCCAAAGGGACAACCAAGAGGCCGTTGGAAACACCTTAAGCAGATTCTTCAGGCTGAAAATTATCAGAATTGCCCTCCAGATGAACCCAACT ATGTTAATATTGAGTCACCACCCTCCATGCACCCACCTTTGAGAATATGCGATATTACAGGATTTGAG CTGGAAGAAGCCATGGTGCTGAAGTTTAGATTGTTCAGGATTGAGCATGGCGTTCAAGATTGTGCTGACCTTGTTAAATGTTTATGTTGA